In Streptomyces sp. SN-593, a single genomic region encodes these proteins:
- a CDS encoding DUF58 domain-containing protein: protein MGSPAGPVPPPPGSRPPGAAPTAPPQPAGPYPGPHPGPYAAPPPGPYTAQQAQGPYTGRPAPGPHAGSYAPPGSYAPPGPYTAQQAQGPYAGQQRPPGGAGAGPADERPPGGFRRALGGLTTRGRSFVAAGVAAAACSYVLGQSDLLRVGLLLAALPLVCVAVLYRTRYRVAGSRRLAPSRVPAMSEARVHLRVDNVSRMHTGLLMLQDRVPYVLGPRPRFVLDRVEPGGHREVSYRVRSDLRGRYPLGPLQLRLTDPFGMVELTRSFSAFDTLTVVPRVEPLPPVRLAGESSGYGESRTRALALAGDDDVIPRGYRHGDDLRRVHWRSTAKYGELMVRREEQPHRAHCTVLLDTRRDAYFGAGPDSAFEWAVSGAASVATHMLERGFAVRLLTDTGSSVPGPEGSSGFGADSGDMAGLLLDTLAVVDHSDGDDLAGAYDVLRTGGEGLLVGFFGDLYQEQAATIARMRQRAGGAVAFVLDSDDWLARELGGRPGPELSAVQPGADGGEPDSTERAVRVLREAGWSVVEVRPGASLPELWQQADRYRSREQTQQQARAEQAPRGAGAAG, encoded by the coding sequence ATGGGCTCGCCCGCCGGCCCGGTCCCTCCCCCGCCGGGCTCCCGGCCGCCCGGGGCGGCTCCGACCGCACCGCCGCAGCCCGCGGGACCGTACCCCGGACCGCACCCGGGACCGTACGCGGCTCCGCCGCCGGGGCCGTACACGGCGCAGCAGGCCCAGGGGCCGTACACGGGCCGGCCGGCCCCGGGGCCGCACGCCGGGTCGTACGCGCCGCCCGGGTCGTACGCGCCGCCGGGGCCGTACACGGCGCAGCAGGCCCAGGGGCCGTACGCGGGGCAGCAGCGACCGCCGGGCGGGGCCGGGGCCGGGCCCGCCGACGAGCGGCCGCCGGGCGGCTTCCGCCGGGCGCTGGGCGGCCTGACCACGCGCGGCCGGTCGTTCGTCGCCGCCGGGGTGGCCGCGGCCGCCTGCTCCTACGTGCTGGGCCAGTCCGACCTGCTGCGGGTCGGACTGCTGCTGGCCGCGCTGCCGCTGGTGTGCGTGGCCGTGCTGTACCGCACCCGCTACCGGGTGGCCGGCAGCCGCCGGCTGGCGCCCTCCCGGGTCCCGGCGATGTCCGAGGCCCGGGTGCACCTGCGGGTGGACAACGTCTCGCGGATGCACACCGGCCTGCTGATGCTCCAGGACCGGGTGCCCTACGTCCTCGGGCCGCGGCCCCGGTTCGTGCTGGACCGGGTGGAGCCCGGCGGCCACCGCGAGGTGTCCTACCGGGTCCGCTCCGACCTGCGCGGCCGCTACCCGCTCGGGCCGCTCCAGCTCCGGCTGACCGACCCCTTCGGCATGGTCGAGCTGACCCGGTCCTTCAGCGCCTTCGACACCCTCACCGTGGTGCCCAGGGTCGAGCCGCTGCCGCCGGTGCGGCTGGCCGGCGAGTCCTCGGGATACGGCGAGAGCCGCACCCGGGCGCTGGCGCTGGCCGGCGACGACGACGTGATCCCGCGCGGCTACCGGCACGGCGACGACCTGCGCCGGGTGCACTGGCGGTCGACCGCGAAGTACGGCGAGTTGATGGTGCGCCGCGAGGAGCAGCCCCACCGCGCGCACTGCACGGTGCTGCTGGACACCCGCCGGGACGCCTACTTCGGCGCCGGACCCGACTCCGCCTTCGAGTGGGCGGTGTCCGGCGCCGCGTCGGTGGCCACGCACATGCTGGAGCGCGGCTTCGCGGTGCGGCTGCTGACCGACACCGGCAGCAGCGTGCCGGGGCCCGAGGGCAGCTCCGGCTTCGGCGCCGACTCCGGCGACATGGCCGGGCTGCTGCTGGACACCCTCGCGGTGGTCGACCACTCCGACGGCGACGACCTGGCCGGGGCCTACGACGTGCTGCGGACCGGCGGCGAGGGCCTGCTGGTGGGCTTCTTCGGCGACCTCTACCAGGAGCAGGCGGCCACCATCGCGCGGATGCGGCAGCGGGCCGGCGGCGCGGTGGCGTTCGTGCTGGACAGCGACGACTGGCTGGCCCGCGAGCTGGGCGGGCGTCCCGGCCCCGAACTGTCGGCGGTGCAGCCGGGCGCCGACGGCGGGGAGCCGGACAGCACCGAACGCGCGGTGCGAGTGCTGCGCGAGGCGGGGTGGAGCGTGGTGGAGGTGCGGCCGGGTGCCTCACTGCCGGAACTCTGGCAGCAGGCGGACCGTTACCGGTCACGCGAGCAGACGCAGCAGCAGGCGCGGGCCGAGCAGGCGCCGCGGGGAGCGGGAGCGGCGGGATGA
- a CDS encoding transglutaminase TgpA family protein → MSGRARLTVCAVVASLLAAAALLPLTDSSTWYGKALLVVLLQAAVGAGCRRVPLARPLTVLVQAVVSLVVLTVMFASQQALGGVLPGPQALQQLGQVVQQGITDVSNYSIPAPVSPGIRMLLVGGVTIVALAVDAMAVTYNSAAPAGLPLLALYSVAAGLDSGSAAWLYFLLAAAGYLLLLLAEGRDRMSRWGRVFSSAPPPGAWSGGQFGQPRPTPVRGARRIGVMALGIALIAPAALPSLGDGLLDTSGHGGSGLGGRGGSVNLIAALQDNLNQPSNSEVLTYSTSAKPASDMYLRIAALDKFDGTQWVPSDLPTEALPTELPRPQGMAADVKYTTATTRVQVDDSYVQSMLPVPFPATSVRTTGDWKYQPEGRMLVGEHGQTAAGQRYTVTSMEVEPTAQQLAQAPEATGRIAEQYEQVPSSLPAIVKQTALQETKGATNDYQKAVDLQNYFTSGQFVYNTQAKAGTGVDAIARFLQTKEGFCVHFAFTMAAMARTLHIPARVAIGFTPGSPAADGDGLMTVGLKDAHAWPELYFEGIGWTRFEPTPYRGSAPDYTQSTTPTGGSGDQDVAPHTSAPATTDTPAPTQSCAPGTTADGTGCSQAALPASGGSGGGFGGGRAALIALAALLVLLLPTAPVLWRSRLRRRRLGGGDRVEGLALSAWREVVDTGWDYGIPPDGSETPRRAMARLVRDGHLEGEPAESAARLATAVEQTLYAARPRPATGLADDVQRVRRGLKAGTNRRGRLRAALLPRSAARVGWALSARWAAFTGRTRAAVQRLAAPLRRRAAREAS, encoded by the coding sequence ATGAGCGGACGCGCACGGCTCACGGTGTGCGCGGTGGTGGCCTCCTTGCTGGCCGCCGCCGCGTTGCTGCCGCTGACCGACAGCAGCACCTGGTACGGCAAGGCGCTGCTGGTGGTCCTCCTCCAGGCGGCGGTGGGTGCCGGATGCCGCCGGGTGCCGCTGGCCAGGCCGCTGACGGTGCTGGTGCAGGCCGTGGTGTCGCTGGTCGTGCTCACGGTGATGTTCGCCTCGCAGCAGGCCCTCGGCGGGGTGCTGCCCGGTCCGCAGGCCCTCCAGCAGCTCGGACAGGTGGTCCAGCAGGGCATCACCGACGTCTCGAACTACTCGATCCCGGCGCCGGTCAGCCCCGGCATCAGGATGCTGCTGGTCGGCGGCGTGACGATCGTGGCGCTCGCGGTCGACGCGATGGCCGTGACCTACAACAGCGCAGCCCCGGCCGGGCTGCCGCTGCTCGCGCTGTACTCCGTCGCCGCCGGTCTGGACAGCGGCAGCGCGGCATGGCTGTACTTCCTGCTGGCCGCCGCCGGCTACCTCCTGCTGCTGCTCGCCGAGGGCCGGGACCGGATGTCCCGCTGGGGCCGGGTGTTCAGCAGCGCGCCGCCGCCCGGCGCGTGGAGCGGCGGCCAGTTCGGCCAGCCCCGGCCCACTCCGGTGCGCGGCGCCCGGCGGATCGGCGTGATGGCGCTGGGCATCGCGCTGATCGCGCCCGCAGCGCTGCCCTCGCTCGGCGACGGCCTGCTGGACACCTCCGGGCACGGCGGCAGCGGGCTCGGCGGCCGCGGCGGTTCGGTCAACCTGATCGCCGCCCTCCAGGACAACCTGAACCAGCCGAGCAACAGCGAGGTGCTCACCTACAGCACCAGCGCGAAGCCCGCCTCGGACATGTACCTGCGGATCGCGGCGCTGGACAAGTTCGACGGCACCCAGTGGGTGCCCTCGGACCTGCCGACCGAGGCCCTGCCGACCGAGCTGCCGCGCCCGCAGGGGATGGCCGCCGACGTGAAGTACACGACCGCCACCACCCGGGTCCAGGTCGACGACAGCTACGTGCAGAGCATGCTGCCGGTGCCGTTCCCCGCGACGAGCGTGCGGACCACCGGCGACTGGAAGTACCAGCCCGAGGGCCGGATGCTCGTCGGCGAGCACGGCCAGACCGCCGCCGGCCAGCGCTACACCGTGACCAGCATGGAGGTCGAGCCGACCGCCCAGCAGCTCGCCCAGGCCCCCGAGGCCACCGGCCGGATCGCCGAGCAGTACGAACAGGTGCCCAGCTCGCTGCCGGCGATCGTCAAGCAGACCGCCCTGCAGGAGACGAAGGGCGCCACGAACGACTACCAGAAGGCCGTCGACCTCCAGAACTACTTCACCTCCGGCCAGTTCGTGTACAACACGCAGGCCAAGGCGGGCACCGGGGTGGACGCGATCGCCCGGTTCCTCCAGACGAAGGAGGGCTTCTGCGTCCACTTCGCCTTCACCATGGCGGCGATGGCCCGCACCCTGCACATTCCGGCCCGGGTCGCGATCGGCTTCACGCCCGGCTCACCCGCCGCCGACGGCGACGGCCTGATGACGGTGGGCCTGAAGGACGCGCACGCCTGGCCCGAGCTGTACTTCGAGGGCATCGGCTGGACCCGGTTCGAGCCGACGCCGTACCGCGGCAGCGCGCCCGACTACACGCAGAGCACGACGCCCACCGGCGGCTCCGGCGACCAGGACGTCGCGCCGCACACCTCGGCGCCCGCCACGACCGACACGCCCGCCCCGACGCAGAGCTGCGCGCCGGGCACCACCGCGGACGGCACCGGCTGCTCGCAGGCGGCGCTGCCGGCGAGCGGCGGATCCGGCGGCGGCTTCGGCGGCGGCCGGGCGGCGCTGATCGCGCTCGCCGCGCTGCTGGTCCTGCTGCTGCCCACCGCGCCGGTGCTGTGGCGCTCGCGGCTGCGCAGACGCCGGCTCGGCGGCGGGGACCGGGTGGAGGGACTCGCGCTGTCCGCGTGGCGGGAAGTCGTCGACACCGGCTGGGACTACGGCATCCCGCCCGACGGTTCGGAGACACCGCGCCGGGCGATGGCCCGGCTGGTGCGGGACGGGCACCTGGAGGGCGAGCCGGCCGAGTCGGCGGCCCGGCTCGCCACGGCGGTGGAGCAGACGCTCTACGCCGCGCGGCCCCGGCCGGCCACCGGGCTCGCGGACGACGTCCAGCGGGTCCGCCGGGGGCTGAAGGCGGGCACGAACCGCCGCGGCCGGCTCCGGGCCGCCCTGCTGCCGCGCTCGGCGGCCAGGGTCGGATGGGCGCTGTCCGCCCGCTGGGCGGCGTTCACCGGGCGCACCCGGGCCGCCGTGCAGCGGTTGGCCGCGCCGCTGCGCCGGAGGGCGGCGCGGGAGGCGTCCTAG
- a CDS encoding DUF3040 domain-containing protein: MPLSEHEQRMLEQMERALYAEDPKFASALEGNGVRAFTRRRVYLAVLGFLCGIGLLMGGMVAQQSWLGVVGFLVMLACAVLAVTAWRRANRPPEAGPAAIPGHFGRRFGARRRQQRRGKVMDRIEERWQRRRDQQQGQ; the protein is encoded by the coding sequence GTGCCGCTCTCGGAGCACGAGCAGCGCATGCTCGAGCAAATGGAGCGAGCGCTGTACGCCGAAGATCCCAAGTTCGCGTCGGCGCTCGAGGGAAACGGAGTGCGCGCGTTCACCCGTCGTCGGGTCTACCTGGCCGTGCTCGGCTTCCTGTGCGGGATCGGGCTGCTCATGGGCGGCATGGTCGCGCAGCAGTCCTGGCTCGGTGTCGTCGGGTTCCTGGTGATGCTCGCATGTGCCGTGCTCGCGGTCACCGCCTGGCGCCGCGCCAACCGGCCTCCGGAGGCCGGGCCCGCCGCGATCCCCGGCCACTTCGGTCGCCGCTTCGGGGCCCGCCGCCGCCAGCAGCGCCGCGGCAAGGTGATGGACCGCATCGAGGAGCGGTGGCAGCGCCGCCGCGACCAGCAACAGGGCCAGTGA